Proteins co-encoded in one Brassica oleracea var. oleracea cultivar TO1000 chromosome C4, BOL, whole genome shotgun sequence genomic window:
- the LOC106342630 gene encoding probable mitochondrial saccharopine dehydrogenase-like oxidoreductase At5g39410, with product MDPTQNPNPVYDIVILGASGFTGKYVVREALKFLQTPSSPLKSLALAGRNPTRLTQSLDWASRPNPPPSSVDILTADTSDPDSLRRLCTQTKLILNCVGPFRIHGDPVVAACADSGCDYLDISGEPEFMERMEAKYHERAEETGSLIVSACGFDSIPAELGLLFNSKQWEPPSVPNQIEAYLALESTKKIAGNFGTYESAVLGVANAENLKELRRSRPRKPRPSIHGPPAKGPTLENQKKIGLWALKLPSADAVVVRRTLTTLTEKPHGLPGLNESPDQIQKREAFWSAIKPAHFGVKITSKSLFGIFRYVTLGVSLGLLSKFSLGRWLLLKFPSVFSLGWFQKKGPSEEEVESATFKMWFIGRGYSEESLVSEGKTKPDMEIITRISGPEIGYITTPIALVQCGLIVLGQRESLVKGGVYTPGIVFGSSDIQQRLEDNGISFEVISKNKIQD from the exons ATGGACCCAACCCAAAACCCCAACCCGGTTTACGATATCGTCATACTCGGAGCATCCGGATTCACCGGAAAATACGTCGTCCGGGAAGCTCTCAAGTTCCTCCAAACTCCTTCTTCTCCGTTAAAGTCCCTAGCTTTAGCGGGTCGCAACCCGACCCGGTTAACCCAGTCTCTCGACTGGGCATCCCGCCCGAACCCGCCTCCTTCCTCCGTCGATATCCTCACTGCTGATACGTCAGACCCGGATTCACTTCGCCGTCTCTGTACTCAGACCAAACTCATCCTCAACTGTGTCGGACCGTTCCGTATCCATGGCGATCCCGTCGTCGCCGCTTGTGCCGACTCTGG GTGTGATTATTTGGATATAAGTGGTGAGCCTGAGTTCATGGAGAGGATGGAAGCTAAGTACCACGAAAGAGCAGAAGAGACTGGCTCTCTAATCGTTTCCGCTTGTGGTTTCGATTCAATCCCTGCTGAGTTGGGTCTCCTCTTCAACTCCAAGCAATGGGAGCCTCCATCGGTTCCTAACCAGATCGAAGCATACCTCGCCTTGGAGTCTACCAAAAAGATTGCTGGAAACTTTGGGACTTACGAGTCAGCGGTTCTGGGTGTTGCCAATGCAGAGAACCTTAAAGAACTGAGACGTTCAAGACCAAGAAAGCCTAGACCATCT ATTCATGGTCCACCGGCTAAAGGACCAACGCTAGAAAACCAGAAGAAGATTGGTCTTTGGGCTTTGAAGCTACCTTCTGCTGATGCAGTAGTTGTTCGTAGAACACTCACAACTCTAACGGAGAAGCCACATGGGCTCCCTGGGCTTAACGAGAGTCCTGATCAGATACAAAAGAGAGAAGCTTTCTGGTCAGCGATCAAGCCGGCTCACTTCGGCGTGAAGATAACATCCAAATCTCTCTTTGGTATATTCCGTTACGTCACACTTGGCGTCTCCCTTGGTCTGCTTTCCAAGTTCTCCTTGGGAAGATGGCTTCTTTTGAAGTTCCCTTCTGTTTTTAGCCTCGGTTGGTTCCAGAAGAAAGGTCCTAGTGAAGAAGAGGTGGAGAGCGCTACGTTTAAGATGTGGTTCATTGGTCGTGGCTACAGCGAAGAGAGTCTTGTCTCGGAAGGAAAGACAAAGCCTGACATGGAGATTATCACGAGAATCTCGGGACCTGAGATTGGGTACATAACCACACCGATAGCGCTTGTGCAATGCGGTTTGATAGTGTTGGGCCAGCGCGAAAGCCTAGTTAAGGGAGGAGTCTACACACCAGGGATTGTGTTTGGTTCATCCGATATCCAGCAGCGACTTGAAGACAATGGCATATCCTTTGAGGTCATTTCAAAGAACAAGATCCAAGACTAG